A stretch of DNA from Deltaproteobacteria bacterium:
TCAAAGGTTTCAAAAATACGACAAACGCAAAAAGTGGATGATAGATTATATCAACGTCAATGTATCCCCGAGCGAAGATGACACCGACCCGTCCCATACCAATTGGAAATTTAGCAATATGCACTTTACCAGTGTCATGAACGCATTTGTTCAAGATGCGAGAAATATGATGGGTAACACCAAGAGCTATGCAAAACTCCAGAACCACTTCTCTGAAGAAGAAATCACCGGCATTGGATCATTCATTGATAAACTGTCTGCGGAAGTGACGGCGAAACACTAAGGCCCGTGCTCCCAAGCCTATGCTCAGTCGATCTCTCGGATTTGCCCGTCAGCTCCGTCTGTGCGTAAATTGTATTGAAATCATGAGCACTCGAAAACGAAAATCCACCCGCACAACCAAGCGCTTCTGGGAAAGCTACTCCAATGAAGACCTGATGGAAGTTCCAATCAGTGAGCTGGGCCTCACCATCAAAGACTCGTGGCTGGAGCGACCGGTAGAACAACTCTACGATGAGCTGAAAAAAAGAAAACTTAAACTTCGGCCCCATGTTTGGCTCAGTGAAGAATGGTTTTGTCCTGACGGTATTTCAGGCTTTGCGATTCCTTTTTACTTAGCGCATCCCCGCCTGGCCAAACTTGAACGACAACAAATGCTTGAAGTGGAAGGTGGTAACCTGCCCTGGTGTATGAAACTTATGCGGCACGAAACCGGACACGCCATCCAAAACGCTTTTCGATTGCATCGAAAGAGAAATTGGCAAAAAACATTTGGAAGGGCCACGGTTCACTATCCCGAAACATACACGCCCAAACCGGGTAGCAAACGCTTCGTCCTCAATCTCTATTACTGGTACGCTCAAAGCCACCCTGTAGAAGACTTCGCAGAGACCTTTGCCGTTTGGCTCAAACCCGGGACTAAATGGAAAAACCGATACAAAGGCTGGCCAGCTCTTCAAAAACTAAATTACGTCAATGAGCTAATGGAAGAACTAGAAGGCACTTCGCCTCCTGTCAAAAGCCGTAAGCAAATCGATAACCTTCGTAGTTTGAAATATACCCTCAGAGAATACTACGAGCAGAAACAAGCAAGATATGGCAAAGGGTTTCCCGATATCTACGACCGAGACTTAAAACGCCTGTTTTCCGACAGTCCTGACCACAAATCCAAGCAAGCTGCCTCGGCATTTTTACGCCGCAATCGCCGCAAGCTTCGTAAGCAAGTGGCGCGCTGGACCGGCGAATACGAATTCACATTGGATCAGGTTTTTACACATATGCATGGCAGATGCCGTGAACTCGGTTTGAGGGTCCATGAGGACGAAGATAAAATACTCGTAGACTTTGCCATCCTTCTTACCATGCGGACCACTCAAAGCCTTCACGCTCACCGAGAACGGGTTGTGCTATGAAGAAACAACGCGTGGTCGTATTGATGCATAAAGAGCTCATGCCGCCCGATAGCCTCGAAGGTGTCAGTCCGAAAGAGCACGAAAAATGGCGAACTGAGTTTGATGTGGTTCAAGCGCTTCGTAGCCAAGGTCATGAGGTGATTCCGGTTGGCCTTGGGGAAGAAATCCTTCCAATCCGCGTTGCCCTAGAACAAAGCAAGCCCGACATTGTTTTTAATCTCATTGAAGCCTTTCACGGTGAATGCATGTACGACCAATTGGTCGTCAATTATCTTGAATTGATGGGTCAGCCCTATACTGGCTGCCGCGCTCGCGGTCTGATGCTTGCTAGAGACAAAGCGCTATCCAAGAAGGTACTAAGCTACCACCGTGTTCCGGTACCTAAATTCGCCGTCTTCCCGGTTGGTAAAAAAATGCGGAGACCACGTCACTTAGAATTCCCTCTCATCGTTAAGTCATTGGTTGAAGAGGCATCCTACGGCATCTCTCAAGCATCCGTTGTGGATACAGATGAAAAGCTGCAAGAGCGAATCGCTTTCATCCACAACCACATTCAAACCGACGCTATTGTGGAAGAGTATATCGACGGCCGTGAAGTCTACGTAGGCATTATGGGAACGGAGCGGCTCAAAGTTCTGCCAACCTGGGAAATTGACTTCAACAACATGCTCGAAGGGTCGAACAAAATCGCCACCGAGAAAGTAAAATGGGACAAGAAATATCAAGAGCGCCATGGCATAAAGTGGAAACGTGCAGATGTTGATGAAGCATTTGAAAACAAGCTTGCGAAGCTTTCAAAGAGAATTTACCGGCGACTTCACTTAAGCGGCTACGCTCGGCTTGATTACCGGGTTAGCGCCGAAGGGCAGTTCTACCTGCTTGAAGCAAACCCCAATCCAAACATTGCGAAAAATGATGAATTTGCCACCAGCGCGAAAGCGCTTGGAATTGAATACGGCCCTCTCATTGATAAAATTCTACAAGTGGGTTTAAGGCTTAAGCGAAGAATGGGATAAGCACTCGGACCCTCCTTCAACCTGAGAGCATTTCGAAAGCATGTTTCACCCACCCTTTGATGCAACGTTTATACTCGCTCAGACGCACGTGGTCTGTGCCAGCTTGATTCCCGAAATCCCTTTGCATTTACTCGATCCCAAAAGCACCCTCGGGAAAATGACTGAGGAAGACTTAGAGAGTTCTCCTTTCGGCAACCCCTACTGGGCGATTGCATGGTCGGGCAGTCAGGCCATCGCACGCTACATTCTAGACAACCCTGACCAAATCGTAGAGCGAAGTGTGCTGGATTTCGCATCTGGCTGTGCGCTCTCCGCTATTGCCGCGGCTCAGTGCGGCGCCGCCCATGTGATGGCCAACGACATCGACCCCATCTGCCAATATGCCACGCAACTCAATGCAGGCCTCAACAAAGTCACCGTTGGCTTCTCTGCCTCGAATCTACTCGAATCACCTCCACCCAAAGTCGACATCATTCTGGCGGGCGACGTCTGCTACGAAGAACCACTGGCCACCGTGGTCATCGACTGGCTCGAAAGCGCTGTGGAGAACGGCACTCGGGTTTTCCTCGGAGATCCGGGGCGCACCTTTTTACCCCGCTCACGGCAACGGGTACTGCAACGCTATCAGTGCGAAACCATTGAACCCTGGGAAGATACCGATGTCACTCGGGCGTGCGTTCGAGAAGTAACCTCCTCCAAAAAATGAACTGAATTTGCGCAAAAACTCAAAATTCTGCATAGTCTCCAACAAATCACTCAGGAGAAATCACGATGCGTCTTTTCGCTATACTTCTACTTTTGGTGGGCCTTACTTCAGGATGTAATTCCAAGAGCCCAGAAATCCAGGCCAAAGAGGCTGCCAATAAAGAAGCACTTGCGAAGCAAGCGGCTGAAAAGGCGGCGCCGGAAGCTCAAGCAGTGGTTGATAAAGCAGCACCCGCAGATTGCACCTACACTATTACCAAACTGACCCCTGGATGGACTGCTTACAAGACCACCAAAAAGGTGGCCGTCGGTGGTACCTTCAACAGTGTAAAAATAAGCGGAATAAAGCCAGGTGATACACTCACCGCAGCTTTTACTGGCCTCTCTGCCGAAATCGAAGGCGCGTCAATCGAAAGTGGTAACCCCGCCCGAAATGCCACCGTTGCTTCTGCGTTCTTCGGAAAGTTTGCCGAGCAGGCAAAAATCTCAGCAAAAATTACTGGCGCAACCAGCGGAAAAGATACGGGCATCTTCATAACCAACGTCACCATGAACGGCGTAACAAAGTCGGCTCAGCTTAAGCACGGAGGTGTCAAAGAAGGCACTCTTGTGGCGAAAGCAGTTATCGACATGCTTGATTTCAGTCTTCAGGGTGCTTTCGATTCCATCCACAAAACATGTGAAGCACTGCATACCGGTGACGACGGTGTATCCAAAACTTGGACCGAAGTTGAAATCACCATCACTGCGGATGTTACTGAGCAGTGCTCTTAAGAGCCTCTTGACGTCCTTCTCTGCTTCCAAATGACCAGCC
This window harbors:
- a CDS encoding D-alanine--D-alanine ligase, with the translated sequence MKKQRVVVLMHKELMPPDSLEGVSPKEHEKWRTEFDVVQALRSQGHEVIPVGLGEEILPIRVALEQSKPDIVFNLIEAFHGECMYDQLVVNYLELMGQPYTGCRARGLMLARDKALSKKVLSYHRVPVPKFAVFPVGKKMRRPRHLEFPLIVKSLVEEASYGISQASVVDTDEKLQERIAFIHNHIQTDAIVEEYIDGREVYVGIMGTERLKVLPTWEIDFNNMLEGSNKIATEKVKWDKKYQERHGIKWKRADVDEAFENKLAKLSKRIYRRLHLSGYARLDYRVSAEGQFYLLEANPNPNIAKNDEFATSAKALGIEYGPLIDKILQVGLRLKRRMG
- a CDS encoding methyltransferase, whose product is MFHPPFDATFILAQTHVVCASLIPEIPLHLLDPKSTLGKMTEEDLESSPFGNPYWAIAWSGSQAIARYILDNPDQIVERSVLDFASGCALSAIAAAQCGAAHVMANDIDPICQYATQLNAGLNKVTVGFSASNLLESPPPKVDIILAGDVCYEEPLATVVIDWLESAVENGTRVFLGDPGRTFLPRSRQRVLQRYQCETIEPWEDTDVTRACVREVTSSKK
- a CDS encoding YceI family protein, which gives rise to MRLFAILLLLVGLTSGCNSKSPEIQAKEAANKEALAKQAAEKAAPEAQAVVDKAAPADCTYTITKLTPGWTAYKTTKKVAVGGTFNSVKISGIKPGDTLTAAFTGLSAEIEGASIESGNPARNATVASAFFGKFAEQAKISAKITGATSGKDTGIFITNVTMNGVTKSAQLKHGGVKEGTLVAKAVIDMLDFSLQGAFDSIHKTCEALHTGDDGVSKTWTEVEITITADVTEQCS